One region of Seriola aureovittata isolate HTS-2021-v1 ecotype China chromosome 15, ASM2101889v1, whole genome shotgun sequence genomic DNA includes:
- the mpzl2b gene encoding myelin protein zero-like protein 2b gives MFDLMCRIGPLLLLGGFVLPGIRHVSGIDIYTQGEVQVVNGTNVKLKCTFTSNHPVTPQSVTVSWNFRPINSASDESVFYYHEVPYPPVDGRFKDHAVWSGDIMKRDASITLHEVPPNFNGTFICQVRNRPDVHGSNGETVLKVVNKVSLSEIGVLALAVGGACGVILILLGIFVAVRYYRKRNMENDIELHPQEREWKDSTVCTLEEAVHLKVVEKKKEAESSDDEESEPSSGDDEEEEGGVDDDDDDDDDGDDDDGGDDD, from the exons GGATACGACATGTCAGTGGAATAGATATTTACACTCAAGGAGAGGTGCAAGTGGTCAACGGGacaaatgtgaaactgaagTGTACCTTCACCTCCAACCACCCAGTGACGCCCCAGTCAGTCACAGTGTCCTGGAACTTCCGCCCCATTAATTCAGCATCAGATGAGTCG gtgttttACTACCATGAGGTACCATATCCTCCCGTGGACGGGCGTTTTAAAGACCATGCAGTGTGGTCGGGAGATATTATGAAACGGGACGCCTCCATCACCTTGCATGAGGTGCCTCCGAACTTTAATGGTACCTTCATCTGCCAGGTGCGTAACCGCCCAGATGTGCACGGCAGTAATGGAGAGACTGTCCTCAAAGTCGTCAACAAAG TTTCCCTCTCTGAGATCGGGGTCCTGGCGCTCGCAGTCGGAGGGGCCTGCGGTGTAATCCTGATCCTCCTCGGTATCTTTGTGGCAGTGAGGTACTACAGGAAAAGGAACATGGAAAACGACATTGAGCTGCACCCACAGGAGCGCGAGTGGAAGGACTCGACTGTGTG TACACTTGAAGAGGCAGTTCATCTGAAAGttgtggagaagaagaaagaagctgAGAGTTCAGATGATGAAGAGTCCGAGCCCAGCAGtggagatgatgaagaggaggaaggtggcgttgatgatgatgatgatgatgatgatgacggcGATGATGACGATGGTGGTGATGACGATTAA